From Rhizobium tumorigenes, the proteins below share one genomic window:
- a CDS encoding type II toxin-antitoxin system VapB family antitoxin: protein MSEPQLSIRSAKARDLAHALARRTGQPINRLVEQALELYDQELREKQAKTPADILWDLMAEGRRSVPSGTTSAHDDLYDENGLPK from the coding sequence ATGTCCGAACCACAGCTTTCCATCCGCAGTGCCAAGGCGCGTGACCTGGCCCATGCGCTGGCCCGACGGACCGGCCAGCCTATCAACAGGCTCGTCGAGCAAGCGCTTGAGCTCTACGACCAGGAACTGCGTGAAAAACAAGCAAAGACGCCGGCCGATATCCTTTGGGACCTGATGGCGGAAGGCCGCCGCTCGGTGCCGTCAGGCACGACGTCGGCTCATGATGATCTCTATGACGAAAACGGCCTGCCTAAATGA
- a CDS encoding ABC transporter substrate-binding protein, with the protein MKIDRRQFCASIAAGGILLGARPLLAAEPVTVVDIAGRTVHLPAPPRRIILLEGHDLLTMSLLHPDPAALVVGWAAVDRIDSKILETRLRNNHALAEVGKQGPDTVSLEGVIGLMPDLIVTTEFMTPGGDGNPLLERLKLLDIPVVFSDASSNGPADGQSPDPIAQLEISMRMWGTLLGKTAKADAFTAFVRRQMAGIAARVSRKPAVTTYLEVQSTLDDCCWAAGRKVWGELLALAGGAPLPGITAPWFQKLSLEYLLSTSFDVYIASGGGWASGSRPAIGPAIDPKLGQGGLQRLIDGRPGFDALPSVLARRVHGIWTGLITNLPLNILFVAQAAQWLHPEECADLDPAAILDSINTQFAAFPIEGPLWASI; encoded by the coding sequence TTGAAGATCGATAGACGTCAATTCTGCGCCTCCATCGCCGCCGGCGGCATCCTGCTGGGCGCAAGGCCGCTCCTGGCGGCGGAACCGGTCACGGTCGTCGACATAGCCGGGCGCACGGTGCATCTCCCGGCGCCGCCCAGACGTATCATTTTGCTGGAAGGCCACGATCTGCTGACAATGTCGCTCCTCCATCCAGATCCCGCAGCGCTCGTCGTGGGTTGGGCGGCCGTCGACAGGATCGACAGCAAGATCCTGGAAACGCGACTGCGGAACAATCACGCGCTGGCGGAGGTCGGCAAGCAGGGGCCCGACACCGTGTCGCTGGAAGGCGTAATTGGCCTCATGCCCGACCTCATCGTCACCACGGAGTTCATGACGCCGGGTGGTGATGGGAATCCGCTGCTGGAGCGTCTGAAGCTGCTCGATATTCCCGTCGTTTTCAGCGATGCCTCGAGCAACGGACCGGCCGATGGCCAATCGCCCGATCCGATCGCACAACTCGAAATCTCGATGCGAATGTGGGGCACCCTTCTCGGTAAAACGGCGAAGGCGGACGCGTTCACAGCCTTCGTGAGACGGCAGATGGCAGGCATCGCCGCACGGGTTTCCCGCAAACCGGCCGTGACGACCTATCTCGAAGTCCAGTCCACGCTCGATGATTGCTGCTGGGCCGCGGGGCGCAAGGTCTGGGGCGAATTGCTGGCCTTGGCCGGCGGTGCGCCGCTGCCAGGCATCACCGCGCCGTGGTTTCAGAAGCTGTCGCTCGAATACCTGCTATCCACCAGCTTCGACGTCTACATCGCCTCAGGCGGCGGGTGGGCGTCCGGCAGCCGACCTGCGATCGGTCCGGCGATCGACCCCAAGCTGGGCCAGGGGGGATTGCAGCGCCTGATCGACGGCCGGCCCGGCTTCGATGCCTTGCCAAGCGTTCTCGCGAGGCGCGTGCACGGGATCTGGACCGGACTGATCACCAATCTGCCTCTCAACATCCTGTTCGTGGCGCAAGCGGCGCAATGGCTTCATCCCGAAGAATGCGCCGACCTCGACCCAGCGGCGATCCTCGACAGCATCAACACCCAGTTCGCGGCCTTTCCGATCGAGGGACCTTTGTGGGCCTCGATATAA
- a CDS encoding type II toxin-antitoxin system VapC family toxin translates to MIALDTSAIVATALGEPEAELFHALISREEVLVGWPTVLEARMVLTGKRFPGAAAVIAQLVVLPNVTAVAFGERHYHAAELAFERFGKGHHPASLNMGDCFSYAVSAVAKAPLLFKGRDFWQSDLKLHSASSTA, encoded by the coding sequence ATGATTGCTCTCGATACGTCAGCGATCGTGGCCACCGCGCTGGGCGAGCCTGAGGCCGAACTTTTCCACGCCCTTATAAGCCGCGAAGAAGTCCTCGTGGGTTGGCCAACCGTTCTCGAGGCCCGGATGGTGTTGACGGGAAAGCGCTTTCCAGGTGCTGCGGCCGTCATCGCCCAGTTGGTCGTGCTGCCCAATGTCACCGCCGTCGCGTTTGGTGAGCGCCACTACCATGCCGCAGAGCTCGCGTTCGAGCGGTTCGGAAAGGGGCACCATCCAGCGAGCCTGAACATGGGTGACTGCTTCTCCTATGCGGTGTCTGCGGTGGCTAAGGCGCCCCTCTTGTTCAAGGGGCGGGACTTTTGGCAATCTGACCTGAAATTACATTCGGCGTCATCGACGGCATGA
- a CDS encoding siderophore-interacting protein, whose amino-acid sequence MDPILESIATHDMVVEAAAGIHHFRSSFGHATLEVLEDGFRLTAEAPDAGGLNRVKHALVGPIGFIAARETMDILWEGDHAEPALPDDLRILQVTSIEDIAPRLRRMTFRGENLERYDRSDQLHCRLIFQPRGISEPLWPMLDHRGHVVWPDAGAVPTRVYTIRHIHAARREIAVDFALHSNPGPATQWAMDARQGDVVGILGPAAHGPKDAGFYVLIADETGLPGVARIVETLPATATGLAFIEVDSDADELPMRYPEGMSIVWLHRNGAGPGTTTLLQDALRRVEWPDNADRTFVWGGCEHKAFSAIHRYLKTEVGLPRDRFLLYSHWHRSLSEEEIIAIGGKAYLPE is encoded by the coding sequence GTGGATCCGATCCTTGAGTCGATCGCCACCCACGACATGGTCGTGGAGGCGGCGGCGGGGATACATCATTTCCGGTCGTCTTTCGGCCATGCCACGCTCGAAGTCCTCGAGGACGGCTTCCGGCTGACGGCCGAGGCTCCGGACGCCGGCGGTCTCAACCGGGTGAAACATGCGCTGGTCGGGCCGATCGGCTTCATCGCCGCCCGCGAGACGATGGACATTCTATGGGAGGGCGATCATGCGGAGCCTGCTTTGCCCGACGATCTACGGATTCTGCAGGTGACGTCGATCGAGGACATTGCTCCTCGCCTCCGCCGCATGACGTTTCGCGGCGAAAATCTGGAGCGCTACGATCGCTCCGATCAGTTGCACTGTCGACTTATTTTTCAGCCCCGCGGCATCAGCGAGCCCCTGTGGCCCATGCTCGATCACCGCGGCCATGTTGTCTGGCCGGACGCCGGCGCGGTGCCGACGCGCGTCTACACCATCCGGCATATCCATGCCGCCCGGCGGGAAATCGCCGTCGACTTCGCCCTTCACTCAAACCCCGGCCCCGCAACGCAATGGGCCATGGACGCCAGACAGGGCGACGTCGTCGGCATTCTGGGTCCGGCCGCGCACGGGCCGAAAGATGCCGGGTTCTATGTGCTGATCGCGGATGAAACAGGATTGCCGGGGGTTGCCCGGATCGTTGAAACCCTGCCTGCCACGGCAACCGGCCTTGCATTCATAGAGGTGGATTCCGATGCCGACGAATTGCCGATGCGCTATCCCGAGGGGATGTCGATCGTCTGGCTGCACAGGAACGGCGCCGGCCCCGGCACGACGACCTTGCTGCAGGATGCCCTACGAAGGGTAGAGTGGCCCGACAATGCGGACAGGACCTTCGTATGGGGTGGATGCGAACATAAGGCGTTCAGCGCCATCCATCGGTATCTGAAAACAGAAGTCGGGCTGCCGAGAGACCGCTTCCTCCTGTACTCCCACTGGCATCGGTCACTCAGCGAGGAAGAAATCATCGCAATTGGCGGCAAGGCATATCTCCCAGAGTAA